One stretch of Oncorhynchus masou masou isolate Uvic2021 chromosome 9, UVic_Omas_1.1, whole genome shotgun sequence DNA includes these proteins:
- the LOC135546189 gene encoding inositol polyphosphate 5-phosphatase K-like isoform X1, whose protein sequence is MEHDDDTKEDPQSQVKNSVSMEKNCCDEDTFRLHMVTWNVATADPPDDISSLLHLNSPKTPDLYVIGLQEVYSAPHRFIIDMAVEDSWSHLFMSSLAPRGYLKVSSIRMQGLLLLFFSKLAHVPFIRDIQDTYSRTGISGYWGNKGGVSIRLSFYGHMLCFLNCHLAAHMQYASQRVDEFEYILDTLTFDPKKIPHILDHKLVFWFGDLNFRIQDHGMHFLRNCITSHKFNLLWSKDQLTMMKKTEALLQEFDEGPLDFQPTYKFDRFSDCYDSSGKMRKPAWTDRILWRVKPKEPPPEEEKDEDRDSGLDEKNTKNQQQEEEFPLKLKQDSYTSNMEYGVSDHKPVIGIFTLELRKMYEAPLVCVCAEGEWSADFDAMVIYSPLQPFPSSAWDWIGLYKVGFRSVSDYITYTWVKDDEVSFNDELTQVYVSKDEIPALGGECVLCYYCSTLQCIVGISSPFKVHESKVAVEEGLAPENIDGLEKATAS, encoded by the exons ATGGAACATGACGATGATACCAAGGAAGACCCCCAGTCACAAGTCAAGAACTCAGTCAGCATGGAGAAGAACTGCTGCGACGAAGACACTTTCAG gCTTCACATGGTCACGTGGAATGTTGCTACAGCTGATCCTCCAGATGACATCAGCTCCTTGCTTCACCTGAACTCCCCAAAGACCCCAGACCTCTACGTGATTGG tCTCCAGGAGGTGTACTCTGCTCCTCACAGGTTCATCATAGACATGGCCGTTGAGGACTCCTGGAGCCATCTCTTCATGTCTAGCCTGGCACCACGAGGCTACCTGAAG GTGTCCTCCATCCGCATGCAGGGCCTCCTACTGCTGTTCTTCTCCAAACTGGCCCACGTTCCATTCATTAGAGACATCCAGGACACCTACTCTCGCACAGGCATCTCCGGCTACTGG GGGAATAAAGGCGGGGTGTCCATCCGCCTGTCTTTCTACGGCCACATGCTCTGCTTCCTCAACTGTCACCTGGCGGCACACATGCAGTACGCCTCGCAGCGCGTCGATGAGTTCGAGTACATCCTGGACACGCTGACCTTTGACCCCAAAAAGATCCCGCACATCCTCGACCACAA gctggtATTTTggtttggggatttgaacttccgCATCCAAGACCACGGCATGCATTTTTTGCGCAACTGCATCACCAGCCATAAGTTCAACTTGCTGTGGAGTAAAGACCAG CTGACCATGATGAAGAAGACGGAGGCTCTCCTGCAGGAGTTTGACGAGGGACCTCTGGACTTTCAACCAACCTACAAATTCGACAGGTTCTCTGACTGCTATGACAGCAG TGGTAAGATGCGTAAGCCGGCCTGGACAGACCGGATCCTGTGGAGGGTGAAGCCTAAAGAGCCACCcccagaggaggagaaggacgaGGACAGGGACTCTGGTCTGGATGAGAAGAACACCAAGAATCAGCAGCAGGAGGAAGAGTTCCCTCTGAAACTCAAGCAGGACTCGTACACCAGCAACATGGAGTACGGCGTCAGCGACCACAAGCCTGTCATCGGCATCTTTACCTTGGAG TTGAGGAAGATGTACGAGGCGCCgttggtgtgcgtgtgtgccgaGGGTGAATGGAGCGCCGACTTTGACGCCATGGTGATCTACAGCCCCCTCCAGCCCTTCCCTTCTAGCGCCTGGGACTGGATCGGCCTCTACAAG gTGGGATTCAGGAGTGTTTCGGACTACATTACCTACACCTGGGTGAAGGATGATGAGGTCTCGTTTAATGACGAGCTCACCCAG GTCTATGTGAGCAAGGATGAGATTCCGGCGCTGGGAGGGGAGTGCGTGCTCTGCTATTACTGCAGTACGCTCCAATGCATTGTGGGTATTAGCTCACCCTTTAAG GTACACGAGTCCAAGGTGGCCGTTGAGGAAGGTCTCGCGCCGGAGAACATCGACGGCCTTGAAAAGGCCACAGCCAGTTAG
- the LOC135546189 gene encoding inositol polyphosphate 5-phosphatase K-like isoform X2 produces MAVEDSWSHLFMSSLAPRGYLKVSSIRMQGLLLLFFSKLAHVPFIRDIQDTYSRTGISGYWGNKGGVSIRLSFYGHMLCFLNCHLAAHMQYASQRVDEFEYILDTLTFDPKKIPHILDHKLVFWFGDLNFRIQDHGMHFLRNCITSHKFNLLWSKDQLTMMKKTEALLQEFDEGPLDFQPTYKFDRFSDCYDSSGKMRKPAWTDRILWRVKPKEPPPEEEKDEDRDSGLDEKNTKNQQQEEEFPLKLKQDSYTSNMEYGVSDHKPVIGIFTLELRKMYEAPLVCVCAEGEWSADFDAMVIYSPLQPFPSSAWDWIGLYKVGFRSVSDYITYTWVKDDEVSFNDELTQVYVSKDEIPALGGECVLCYYCSTLQCIVGISSPFKVHESKVAVEEGLAPENIDGLEKATAS; encoded by the exons ATGGCCGTTGAGGACTCCTGGAGCCATCTCTTCATGTCTAGCCTGGCACCACGAGGCTACCTGAAG GTGTCCTCCATCCGCATGCAGGGCCTCCTACTGCTGTTCTTCTCCAAACTGGCCCACGTTCCATTCATTAGAGACATCCAGGACACCTACTCTCGCACAGGCATCTCCGGCTACTGG GGGAATAAAGGCGGGGTGTCCATCCGCCTGTCTTTCTACGGCCACATGCTCTGCTTCCTCAACTGTCACCTGGCGGCACACATGCAGTACGCCTCGCAGCGCGTCGATGAGTTCGAGTACATCCTGGACACGCTGACCTTTGACCCCAAAAAGATCCCGCACATCCTCGACCACAA gctggtATTTTggtttggggatttgaacttccgCATCCAAGACCACGGCATGCATTTTTTGCGCAACTGCATCACCAGCCATAAGTTCAACTTGCTGTGGAGTAAAGACCAG CTGACCATGATGAAGAAGACGGAGGCTCTCCTGCAGGAGTTTGACGAGGGACCTCTGGACTTTCAACCAACCTACAAATTCGACAGGTTCTCTGACTGCTATGACAGCAG TGGTAAGATGCGTAAGCCGGCCTGGACAGACCGGATCCTGTGGAGGGTGAAGCCTAAAGAGCCACCcccagaggaggagaaggacgaGGACAGGGACTCTGGTCTGGATGAGAAGAACACCAAGAATCAGCAGCAGGAGGAAGAGTTCCCTCTGAAACTCAAGCAGGACTCGTACACCAGCAACATGGAGTACGGCGTCAGCGACCACAAGCCTGTCATCGGCATCTTTACCTTGGAG TTGAGGAAGATGTACGAGGCGCCgttggtgtgcgtgtgtgccgaGGGTGAATGGAGCGCCGACTTTGACGCCATGGTGATCTACAGCCCCCTCCAGCCCTTCCCTTCTAGCGCCTGGGACTGGATCGGCCTCTACAAG gTGGGATTCAGGAGTGTTTCGGACTACATTACCTACACCTGGGTGAAGGATGATGAGGTCTCGTTTAATGACGAGCTCACCCAG GTCTATGTGAGCAAGGATGAGATTCCGGCGCTGGGAGGGGAGTGCGTGCTCTGCTATTACTGCAGTACGCTCCAATGCATTGTGGGTATTAGCTCACCCTTTAAG GTACACGAGTCCAAGGTGGCCGTTGAGGAAGGTCTCGCGCCGGAGAACATCGACGGCCTTGAAAAGGCCACAGCCAGTTAG
- the LOC135546190 gene encoding F-box only protein 39-like gives MDYPEDPEEQLSENKNEEEGEDKGIEILDEEEGEVEEDKKPKLGWANLPDLCLRQVFWWLRDRDRVKAALVCHHWHHVMRSPSLWRVRNFNFSGRISRTRRLALETAVCYAKNYGAYLEDLEIRFSHPLNSLVARRFQQTLRTFLAALRKTGGRLRRLTVNHMALDRAAWCRSVRNSLVRSLAFYLRREGSRLGYLSLRGARLNLPQGLEVLEAVAAAQQHIHLGRRPGITHLNLEDFFSQPLAVFVSPAFPQVMNRFQGLCTLTLNYSCLSDELLAALSAACRSLGGGGSLQTFTVRCHIHEPHIQVVWGDAWSHLAQHCPDLRVQITVERILDVDKLGRILLREIPLRLLSLTSCYFSEQDWSAKPALTSLVPCYRSCLQKLTLDLNNSHESVDEELLEVVLLCGRLVYLRVWAFLDISFLDRLLQKRLEKKTILRTIKVRIYTNKYETQDEDGQLEEVYSRYRQLINSELHYLAISYPML, from the exons ATGGATTACCCCGAGgatccagaggaacagttatcgGAGAATAAGAacgaagaagagggggaggataAAGGAATAGAGATATTGGATGAGGAAGAAGGCGAAGTGGAGGAAGATAAAAAGCCTAAACTGGGCTGGGCTAATCTCCCGGACTTGTGTCTGCGGCAGGTGTTCTGGTGGCTGCGTGACCGCGACCGTGTCAAGGCGGCCCTGGTGTGTCACCATTGGCACCACGTTATGCGCTCGCCCTCCCTCTGGAGGGTTCGAAACTTCAACTTCTCCGGCCGCATCTCCAGGACCCGCCGTTTGGCGCTGGAGACGGCCGTGTGTTACGCCAAGAACTACGGCGCTTACCTGGAGGATCTGGAGATCCGCTTCTCCCACCCCCTCAACTCTCTGGTGGCCCGGCGCTTCCAGCAGACGCTGAGGACCTTCCTCGCCGCGTTGCGTAAAACCGGCGGCCGATTACGTCGCCTAACTGTCAACCACATGGCGCTGGACCGCGCCGCCTGGTGCCGAAGTGTACGCAACTCCCTGGTGCGCAGCCTCGCCTTCTACCTGCGCCGTGAGGGCTCCCGCCTTGGCTACTTGAGCCTGCGGGGGGCCCGCCTCAACCTGCCCCAGGGCCTGGAGGTACTGGAAGCCGTGGCTGCAGCTCAGCAGCACATCCACCTGGGCCGCCGGCCCGGCATCACCCACCTCAACCTGGAGGACTTCTTCTCACAGCCGCTGGCCGTCTTCGTCAGCCCCGCCTTCCCCCAGGTCATGAACCGCTTCCAGGGCCTCTGCACCCTGACCCTCAACTACAGCTGCCTGTCGGACGAGCTGCTGGCGGCCCTGTCCGCGGCGTGTAGGAGCCTGGGCGGGGGAGGTTCCCTGCAGACGTTCACCGTACGATGCCATATCCACGAGCCCCACATCCAGGTGGTCTGGGGGGATGCCTGGTCCCATCTGGCTCAGCATTGTCCCGACCTTCGGGTGCAGATCACAGTGGAACGGATCCTCGACGTGGACAAGCTGGGGAGGATTCTGCTCAGAGAGATCCCGCTGCGCTTGCTCAGTCTCACCAGCTGCTACTTCAGTGAACAGGACTGGAGTGCCAAGCCTGCCCTTACCAGCCTAGTGCCCTGCTACAGGAGCTGTTTACAG AAATTGACCCTGGACCTAAACAACAGCCACGAGTCTGTGGACGAGGAGCTGCTGGAGGTGGTGCTGCTGTGCGGCCGGCTGGTCTACTTGAGGGTCTGGGCCTTCCTGGACATCAGTTTCCTGGACCGGCTGCTGCAGAAACGCCTGGAAAAGAAGACCATCCTCAGGACCATCAAG GTGCGCATCTACACCAACAAATATGAGACTCAAGATGAGGATGGGCAGCTGGAGGAGGTGTACTCTCGCTACAGACAACTCATTAACTCCGAGCTCCACTACCTCGCCATCTCCTACCCCATGCTCTGA
- the LOC135546191 gene encoding XIAP-associated factor 1-like, which yields MNLVSIARLGVATSILGFRIYTYSAMADKEEERTRICDQCHKEVAVFNFALHESHCQRFLCLCPDCDEPVPRQLLEQHHQNQHSQVKCTKCDKKVESCQLLDHECKARLQRCEFCPVELPLSAMAEHSLACGSRTERCSDCGRYITLRDQPEHGQICPDLNAPDNPSPPSSNGRRTAVVCRSCMRSFPLEEMAEHQLKCDHTEESKGDDEEDGSHKQEQASPRLTSSMKSTLFSAQGKRQEGEVDQISTCPHCHLALPVVTLRWHEVKCQIHVNLK from the exons ATGAATTTGGTTTCAATTGCTAGGTTGGGCGTAGCTACTTCTATTTTGGGGTTTAGAATTTACACCTATTCCGCGATGGCAGACAAGGAAGAAGAGAGAACCCGTATCTGTGACCAGTG TCACAAGGAGGTGGCTGTGTTCAACTTTGCCTTGCACGAGTCCCACTGCCAGCGGTTCCTATGCCTGTGTCCAGACTGTGATGAGCCGGTTCCCAGACAGCTATTGGAGCAGCACCATCAGAACCAGCACAGCCAG GTGAAGTGCACCAAGTGCGACAAAAAGGTGGAGAGTTGCCAGCTCCTGGACCATGAG TGTAAGGCAAGGCTGCAGCGCTGTGAGTTCTGCCCGGTGGAGCTGCCGCTGTCGGCCATGGCGGAGCACAGCTTGGCGTGTGGCAGTCGCACCGAGCGCTGCTCTGACTGCGGACGCTACATCACTCTGAGGGACCAGCCGGAGCATGGTCAGATctgccctgacctcaatgctCCCGATAACCCCTCCCCGCCGTCCTCCAACG GCAGGCGAACAGCAGTGGTTTGCAGGAGCTGTATGAGGTCCTTCCCATTGGAGGAGATGGCGGAACATCAG CTGAAGTGTGACCACACAGAGGAGTCTAAAGGTGATGATGAGGAAGATGGCAGCCACAAACAGGAGCAGGCCAGTCCTCGTTTGACCAGTTCTATGAAATCTACATTGTTCTCAGCCCAAGGCAAGAGGCAGGAGGGGGAAGTTGACCAGATCAGCACATGTCCCCACTGTCACCTGGCTCTCCCCGTAGTCACACTACGATGGCATGAG GTCAAATGTCAGATCCATGTCAACTTGAAATGA